Proteins from a genomic interval of Microtus ochrogaster isolate Prairie Vole_2 unplaced genomic scaffold, MicOch1.0 UNK11, whole genome shotgun sequence:
- the Gtf2h2c gene encoding general transcription factor IIH subunit 2-like protein has translation MDEEPERTKRWEGGYERTWEILKEDESGSLKATIEDILFKAKRKRVFEHHGQVRLGMMRHLYVVVDGSRTMEDQDLKPNRLTCTLKLLEYFVEEYFDQNPISQIGIIITKSKRAEKLTELSGNPRKHIASLKKAVDTTCSGEPSLYNSLSMAMQTLKHMPGHTSREVLIIFSSLTTCDPSNIYDLIKTLKAAKIRVSVIGLSAEVRVCTVLARETGGIYLHSPIIIVTVYKGFPQHTIASLSDQDAKPSFSMAQLDNSTEPGLTLGGYFCPQCRAKYCELPVECKICGLTLVSAPHLARSYHHLFPLDAFQEISLEEYNGERFCYGCQGELKDQHVYVCTVCQNVFCVDCDVFVHDSLHCCPGCIHKIPTPAGI, from the exons ATGGATGAAGAGCCTGAGAGAACTAAGCGGTGGGAAGGAGGCTACGAGAGAACCTG GGAAATTCTTAAAGAAGATGAAAGTGGATCACTTAAAGCCACGATAGAAGACATTCTCTTCAAGGCGAAGAGGAAAAG AGTGTTTGAGCACCATGGACAGGTCCGACTTGGAATG ATGCGCCACCTGTATGTGGTAGTAGACGGCTCGAGAACAATGGAGGATCAAGATTTAAAGCCCAATAGGCTGACTTGCACTTTAAAG TTGTTGGAATACTTTGTAGAAGAATATTTTGATCAAAATCCTATTAGTCAG ATTGGAATAATTATAACTAAGAGTAAAAGAGCTGAAAAACTGACTGAACTCTCAG gAAACCCAAGGAAACACATAGCATCTTTGAAGAAAGCTGTTGATACGACCTGCAGTGGAGAACCGTCTCTCTACAATTCCTTAAGCATGGCTATGCAAACCCTGAa ACATATGCCTGGACATACAAGTAGAGAAGTACTAATCATCTTTAGCAGCCTGACAACCTGTGATCCATCTAATATTTATGATCTCATCAAG ACCCTGAAGGCAGCTAAAATCAGAGTGTCTGTTATTGGATTGTCTGCAGAGGTTCGAGTTTGCACTGTACTTGCTCGTGAAACTGGTGGTATATATCTCCATTCTCCAATAATTATAGTTACTGT ttataaaggaTTTCCTCAGCATACCATTGCTTCTTTGTCTGATCAGGATGCAAAACCATCCTTCAGCATGGC GCAATTGGATAATAGCACTGAGCCAGGACTTACATTGGGAGGCTATTTCTGCCCACAGTGTCGAGCAAAGTACTGTGAGCTTCCTGTTGAATGTAAAATATGTG GTCTTACTTTGGTGTCTGCTCCTCACTTGGCACGATCTTACCatcatttatttcctttggatGCTTTTCAAGAAATTTCCCTAGAAGAATATAATGGAGAAAG gttttgttATGGATGTCAGGGGGAATTAAAAGACCAACAT GTCTATGTTTGCACAGTATGCCAAAACGTTTTCTGTGTGGATTGTGATGTTTTTGTTCATGACTCTCTCCACTGTTGTCCTGGCTGTATTCATAAGATCCCAACTCCTGCAGGTATTTGA